The proteins below are encoded in one region of Telopea speciosissima isolate NSW1024214 ecotype Mountain lineage chromosome 10, Tspe_v1, whole genome shotgun sequence:
- the LOC122641974 gene encoding beta-adaptin-like protein C, translated as MSGHDSKYFSTTKKGEIPELKEELNSQYKDKKKDAVKKVIAAMTVGKDVSSLFTDVVNCMQTENLELKKLVYLYLINYAKSQPDLAILAVNTFVKDSQDPNPLIRALAVRTMGCIRVDKITEYLCDPLQRCLKDDDPYVRKTAAICVAKLFDINAELVEDRGFLDTLKDLISDNNPMVVANAVAALAEIQENSSRPIFEITSATLAKLLTALNECTEWGQVFILDALSKYKAADAREAENIVERVTPRLQHANCAVVLSAVKMILQQMELITSTDVVRNLCKKMAPPLVTLLSAEPEIQYVALRNINLIVQRRPTILAHEIKVFFCKYNDPIYVKMEKLEIMIKLASDRNIDQVLLEFKEYATEVDVDFVRKAVRAIGRCAIKLERAAERCISVLLELIKIKVNYVVQEAIIVIKDIFRRYPNTYESIIATLCESLDTLDEPEAKASMIWIIGEYAERIDNADELLESFLETFPEEPALVQLQLLTATVKLFLKKPTEGPQQMIQVVLNNATVETDNPDLRDRAYIYWRLLSTDPEAAKDVVLAEKPVISDDSNQLDSSLLDELLANIATLSSVYHKPPEAFVTRVKTAIQRPEDEEYPEGSETGYSDTPAQAVESGSSPATSSSNTPYAVTRQPAPAPVPPPAPAAPVPDLLGDIIGLDNALVPVDEPTTPAGPPLPVLLPASSGQGLQINGQLTRRDGQIFYSLLFENNSQTTLDGFMIQFNKNTFGLAPAGPLQVPQVQPGSSARTLLPMVLFQNLSPGPPNTLLQVAVKNNQQPVWYFNDKISLLVFFSEDGRMERAHFLETWKSLPDSNEVTKDLPGVVVNSVEATLDRLAASNMFFIAKRRHANQEVLYLSAKIPQGIPFLIELTAVVGIPGVKCAIKTPNPEMAPLFFEAIEVLLKG; from the exons ATGAGTGGACACGACTCAAAATACTTCTCCACAACTAAAAAGGGTGAAATCCCTGAACtcaaagaagagctcaattcTCAGTATAAG GATAAGAAAAAGGATGCTGTAAAGAAGGTGATTGCTGCTATGACGGTTGGCAAAGATGTTTCTTCACTGTTCACAGATGTTGTGAACTGCATGCAAACAGAGAATCTTGAGCTGAAGAAACTAGTTTATTTGTATCTGATAAATTATGCTAAAAGCCAACCTGACCTAGCAATACTTGCTGTAAATACCTTTGTTAAG GATTCACAGGATCCGAATCCTTTGATTCGTGCATTAGCTGTACGGACAATGGGATGCATCCGTGTTGATAAAATCACAGAATACCTATGTGACCCCCTTCAGAGATGTCTCAAG GACGATGATCCTTATGTCCGAAAGACAGCTGCCATTTGCGTTGCTAAACTTTTTGATATAAATGCGGAGCTAGTGGAAGATAGGGGATTCTTGGATACTCTCAAGGATTTGATTTCGGACAATAACCCAATGGTCGTGGCAAATGCTGTGGCTGCTCTTGCAGAGATCCAAGAGAATAGTAGTAGACCAATATTTGAGATCACAAGTGCTACACTTGCAAAACTCTTGACTGCTCTGAATGAGTGCACTGA ATGGGGTCAGGTTTTCATATTGGATGCTCTTTCCAAGTATAAGGCAGCTGACGCTCGTGAAGCCGAAAATATAGTGGAGCGAGTTACTCCAAGACTACAACATGCAAATTGTGCAGTTGTACTTTCGGCTGTTAAG ATGATCCTTCAACAAATGGAACTCATTACTAGCACAGACGTGGTCCGAAATCTTTGCAAGAAAATGGCTCCTCCTCTTGTAACACTGCTTTCAGCAGAACCTGAGATACAGTATGTTGCACTGAGGAACATCAATCTTATTGTTCAAAGGCGTCCTACAATCCTTGCACACGAAATCAAG gttttcttctgcaaatatAATGATCCGATTTATGTTAAGATGGAGAAATTGGAGATTATGATAAAGCTTGCATCTGACCGGAACATAGACCAG GTTCTGTTGGAGTTCAAAGAGTATGCGACAGAAGTTGATGTAGATTTTGTTAGAAAGGCCGTCCGTGCTATTGGCCGTTGTGCCATAAAATTAGAGAGAGCAGCCGAGCGGTGCATAAGTGTTTTGCTTGAGCTaatcaaaataaaagtaaactaTGTTGTCCAGGAGGCTATTATTGTCATCAAAGATATTTTTAGAAGATATCCCAACAC CTATGAGTCCATCATTGCAACACTTTGTGAGAGCTTAGACACTCTAGATGAACCAGAGGCAAAG GCATCAATGATCTGGATTATTGGTGAGTATGCAGAAAGAATCGACAATGCTGATGAACTCCTTGAAAGCTTCTTGGAGACATTCCCTGAGGAGCCTGCCCTAGTGCAGTTGCAACTGCTCACTGCAACTGTCAAACTGTTTCTTAAGAAGCCAACTGAAGGCCCTCAACAAATGATTCAG GTTGTTCTTAACAATGCTACTGTAGAGACAGACAATCCAGATCTCCGGGATCGTGCCTACATTTATTGGCGCCTTCTTTCAACTGATCCTGAG GCAGCAAAAGATGTTGTGTTAGCTGAAAAGCCTGTCATCAGTGATGATTCAAACCAACTGGATTCTTCACTTCTTGATGAGCTTCTGGCAAATATTGCAACTCTTTCTTCAGTTTATCATAAGCCTCCGGAGGCCTTTGTCACCCGTGTTAAAACTGCAATCCAGAGGCCAGAGGATGAGGAATATCCCGAGGGAAGTGAAACAGGCTATTCTGATACCCCTGCTCAAGCTGTTGAAAGTGGAAGTTCACCTGCAACTAGTTCAAGTAATACTCCATATGCTGTAACAAGGCAGCCGGCTCCTGCTCCTGTACCACCACCGGCCCCTGCTGCTCCAGTGCCAGACCTACTTGGTGATATAATAGGCCTGGATAATGCACTTGTTCCTGTTGATGAGCCTACAACACCTGCTGG CCCTCCTTTACCTGTTCTATTACCAGCATCAAGTGGTCAAGGTCTGCAGATTAATGGACAGCTTACACGACGTGATGGACAGATATTTTACAGTTTATTGTTTGAGAACAATTCACAGACCACTCTTGATGGTTTCATGATTCAGTTCAACAAGAATACATTTGGTCTTGCACCTGCTGGACCTCTGCAG GTCCCACAAGTGCAACCTGGCTCATCAGCAAGGACACTTCTGCCGATGGTATTGTTCCAGAATCTCTCTCCTGGTCCTCCAAACACCCTTTTGCAGGTTGCTGTGAAAAATAATCAACAGCCAGTGTGGTACTTCAATGATAAAATCTCATTGCTAGTGTTCTTTTCTGAGGATGGGAGGATGGAGCGTGCACACTTCCTTGAG ACGTGGAAGTCTCTACCAGATTCAAATGAGGTCACAAAGGACCTGCCAGGAGTTGTGGTGAACAGTGTGGAGGCCACTCTTGACCGCCTGGCTGCATCCAATATGTTTTTTATTGCCAAGCGGAGGCATGCAAACCAAGAGGTGTTGTATCTCTCAGCTAAGATCCCTCAAGGAATTCCATTCCTGATTGAACTCACAGCAGTTGTTGGTATCCCTGGTGTGAAGTGTGCGATCAAGACACCAAACCCTGAAATGGCGCCACTGTTTTTTGAAGCCATAGAAGTACTTCTCAAGGGTTGA